A single genomic interval of Amblyomma americanum isolate KBUSLIRL-KWMA chromosome 11, ASM5285725v1, whole genome shotgun sequence harbors:
- the LOC144109972 gene encoding uncharacterized protein LOC144109972 codes for MGKCCVPSCRNSRERIPGLTFHQIPSSEPSRTQWMDVLTKNGVKVFTEWTLVCGDHFTHEDYKMTARKNFLLPTSVPSVFTVKPCKNAPRKRGRKPKALLQQQQQAAQVTSTPQRVTVLRSVVAEDAELGEDDADDAEDDASGGGVRRTGRHRKQKVFTDMVVYMPKATSESDLKLGEDDAEQTVTLTFPRLEGDDDYHPDEDGGASKDAASSSENQEAELTRLEEQAPGDSQQSSVSQGGDVGTKSPPKNLNVIVFTNQPRPGSGSARGRAADFGGEVAEAGLATRPKRRCCQIQTQRLLFYKSVIVKLRKRVLALESSLADKERELAALEAERDIDML; via the coding sequence atggGAAAGTGCTGCGTGCCCAGCTGCCGAAACTCTCGCGAGCGCATCCCTGGGCTCACGTTCCACCAGATTCCGTCGAGCGAACCGTCGCGTACCCAATGGATGGATGTGCTTACCAAGAACGGCGTCAAGGTGTTCACCGAGTGGACGCTCGTATGCGGAGACCACTTCACTCACGAGGATTACAAGATGACGGCGCGCAAAAACTTCCTGCTCCCGACATCGGTGCCGTCTGTGTTTACCGTCAAACCGTGCAAGAACGCACCTCGCAAACGCGGCCGTAAGCCCAAGGCtcttctgcagcagcagcagcaggcggcgcaGGTGACGTCGACTCCACAGCGCGTGACGGTTCTTCGGTCCgtggtcgcggaggatgccgaacttggCGAAGACGACGCTGACGACGCCGAGGACGACgcgagcggcggcggcgttcgacgcaCGGGTCGTCATCGCAAGCAGAAGGTCTTCACGGACATGGTGGTCTACATGCCCAAGGCTACGTCGGAGTCTGACTTGAAGCTCGGCGAAGATGACGCCGAGCAGACCGTCACCCTTACGTTTCCACGACTGGAGGGCGACGATGACTACCACCCCGACGAAGACGGCGGTGCTTCGAAGGACGCCGCATCTTCTTCTGAAAACCAAGAAGCTGAATTGACGCGTCTCGAAGAGCAGGCGCCGGGCGACTCGCAGCAGTCTTCTGTAAGCCAGGGTGGTGACGTCGGCACCAAGTCGCCACCCAAGAACCTGAACGTCATCGTGTTCACCAACCAGCCGCGCCCGGGCTCGGGTTCGGCGAGGGGCCGAGCAGCGGACTTTGGGGGCGAGGTCGCGGAGGCGGGCTTAGCGACCCGACCCAAGCGGCGTTGCTGTCAGATTCAGACGCAGCGGCTGCTGTTCTACAAGAGCGTGATTGTGAAGCTCAGGAAACGCGTGTTGGCCCTGGAGTCCAGTTTGGCCGACAAAGAACGCGAGCTGGCCGCCCTCGAGGCGGAGAGAGACATCGACATGCTGtag
- the LOC144109449 gene encoding RNA-binding region-containing protein 3-like, which produces MRNKCETLLVRHLPSSLTEAEKIDLLKYFGADTVRCMPPSGKLKNTAFATFPTQDSADCALGRLHQAELLGSRLVVEYALGKQADRYFPSKSDQFPESSADGANAADQTTATSKDDYKSKMEAFAVKLHALSSDLGLDYVLNPMLTYAYPPATPSTVANIAAMLLSVPKFYTQVLHLMNKMNLPAPFGPPMPQPPGVQSGYVANPGVSAEAPLTAAEVAASDHESSLEESEMESDEEDTAFRRHLAQTVVPQKRKPKTQLRRPKLQKLLPPQLHQEHGPKASDVFEPPAEDKAAPKAIAINIHREADEAKPEQTTEVVEEGGFGILPAVPKPVKTTEDKASDDNYDWTGTQFLTREEVRSGRITNEEMSTASVFKNYEPGDVASRLYIKNVAKAATVEDLFRIYGGYIDANSERQRNAFDIRLMKEGRMKGQAFLTLANESQADRARRDTNGYLLKGKPLVVQFARSAKAKKP; this is translated from the coding sequence ATGCGCAACAAGTGCGAGACGCTGCTCGTGCGGCACCTGCCGAGCTCGCTGACCGAAGCCGAGAAGATCGACCTGCTCAAGTATTTCGGCGCCGACACGGTGCGATGCATGCCACCGAGCGGCAAGCTGAAGAACACCGCGTTCGCAACGTTCCCTACGCAAGACTCCGCCGACTGCGCACTCGGGCGCTTGCACCAGGCAGAGCTTCTCGGCAGTCGTCTGGTCGTCGAGTACGCGCTAGGCAAACAGGCGGACCGCTACTTCCCGAGCAAGAGCGACCAGTTCCCGGAGTCCAGCGCTGATggcgcgaacgccgccgaccagACAACGGCGACCTCCAAGGACGACTACAAGTCCAAGATGGAGGCGTTCGCGGTCAAGCTTCACGCGCTCTCGTCGGACCTGGGCCTCGACTACGTACTCAACCCGATGTTGACGTACGCCTACCCTCCCGCGACGCCGTCCACTGTGGCGAACATCGCCGCCATGCTGCTGTCGGTGCCCAAGTTCTACACGCAGGTCCTGCACCTCATGAACAAAATGAACCTGCCGGCGCCGTTCGGACCTCCGATGCCGCAGCCCCCGGGCGTGCAGAGCGGGTACGTCGCGAATCCCGGAGTCAGCGCCGAAGCTCCGTTAACGGCGGCAGAAGTCGCGGCCAGTGATCACGAGTCCAGCTTGGAGGAATCGGAGATGGAGAGCGATGAGGAGGACACCGCCTTTCGAAGGCATCTGGCGCAGACCGTGGTCCCGCAGAAGCGCAAACCGAAGACTCAGCTCCGGAGGCCCAAGTTGCAGAAGCTCTTGCCCCCACAGCTGCATCAGGAGCATGGGCCCAAGGCATCGGACGTCTTTGAGCCACCTGCTGAGGACAAGGCAGCGCCTAAGGCTATTGCCATCAACATCCACCGCGAGGCTGACGAGGCCAAGCCAGAGCAGACAACAGAGGTCGTAGAGGAAGGCGGCTTCGGTATCCTGCCTGCCGTGCCCAAGCCAGTGAAAACCACAGAGGATAAGGCCAGTGATGACAACTATGACTGGACTGGGACACAGTTCCTTACAAGGGAAGAAGTCAGGTCGGGGCGCATCACCAATGAGGAGATGAGCACAGCGTCTGTGTTCAAGAACTATGAACCGGGAGATGTGGCTTCGAGGCTCTACATCAAGAATGTAGCAAAGGCAGCCACTGTGGAAGACCTTTTCCGCATCTATGGTGGCTACATTGACGCCAACTCTGAGCGGCAGCGCAATGCTTTTGACATACGGCTCATGAAAGAGGGTCGCATGAAAGGACAGGCCTTCCTGACACTTGCGAATGAGTCTCAAGCTGACAGAGCTCGTAGAGACACAAATGGCTACCTCTTGAAGGGAAAGCCACTTGTTGTTCAGTTTGCTAGGTCAGCCAAGGCCAAGAAACCATGA
- the LOC144110357 gene encoding E3 ubiquitin-protein ligase Topors-like, with protein MATNEVEAMTPSACSGSSAGDGTASTPGVKLEPGKGESAEPSTAHRPSSAKTPERPVSPEQSCAICLGPPENKSFTDSCFHTFCFSCLLEWSKVKAECPLCKQRFKSIVHNVRSFEDYDRYFVNNNAQSSASAAASSRVSLGSALLLAHHLVYSPTMLITWHPTPRRRSVLSFSARSRSSPRSLRSRSGRADMMRATAAAAVTAGPLPTSSTERRSLYELDLWVCPPNNRRSARRFTPVFFRENPACTHRLIPWLNRELVALLGNSGEAQLAFATELVLSLITRFEVCSLEFAEHVRSFFGERTAHFLHELAAFVSSPLDMVAYDRVAVYDTRVNVVARGSPAAQFLQPPAFEDDNNGGGELALTGRAPVTLGSLSLMRDPSQPGPSGLHHNTMVDLAASESEDSDCMVITPAVPVRPRTPVVIELSSDDDEQGRAASATATASAPTAVPVAAPTTDPLPQMPRRKPLARKRMSVFWSSDSDSSTASGSDYEDDKDMVTAPAHRRCIGASGVGMHRKQLRMLARSPAASVRTNGASTRLSTAALDQPSSSSGHRQSVVKRKRMRRRAQQMAFSSDED; from the exons ATGGCAACCAATGAGGTCGAAGCAATGACCCCTTCAGCCTGCAGTGGCAGCAGTGCTGGCGATGGCACGGCTTCGACGCCAGGAGTCAAGTTGGAGCCTGGCAAAGGGGAGAGTGCGGAACCGTCTACTGCCCATCGCCCATCATCGGCCAAGACGCCAGAGCGGCCTGTCTCTCCGGAGCAGAGCTGTGCCATCTGCCTGGGGCCTCCTGAGAACAAGTCCTTCACTGACAGCTGCTTCCACACCTTTTGCTTCTCCTGTCTCCTGGAATGGTCCAAG GTGAAGGCAGAATGCCCGCTGTGCAAGCAGCGCTTCAAGAGCATTGTGCACAATGTGCGCTCATTCGAAGACTACGACCGCTACTTCGTCAACAACAATGCTCAGTCATCCGCCAGCGCTGCGGCGAGCTCGCGGGTGTCCCTGggcagtgccctgctgctggcccaCCACCTTGTCTACTCACCCACCATGCTCATCACGTGGCATCCGACGCCTCGACGGCGCTCCGTGTTGAGCTTCTCGGCGAGGTCCCGCTCTTCCCCGAGGAGCTTGCGGTCAAG GTCGGGCCGTGCTGACATGATGCGAgccactgctgccgccgctgtcaCCGCTGGCCCACTGCCCACCTCGAGTACCGAGCGGCGCAGCCTCTATGAGCTGGACCTGTGGGTGTGCCCGCCCAACAACCGGCGCTCGGCGCGTCGGTTCACTCCGGTCTTCTTCCGGGAGAACCCAGCTTGCACCCACCGACTCATCCCGTGGCTCAACCGTGAGCTGGTTGCCCTGCTGGGCAACAGCGGTGAAGCCCAGCTGGCCTTCGCTACCGAGCTGGTGTTGTCACTCATCACCCGCTTTGAAGTGTGCAGCCTCGAGTTTGCCGAGCACGTGCGGTCGTTTTTTGGCGAGCGGACTGCACACTTCCTACACGAGCTGGCTGCGTTCGTCTCCTCGCCGCTCGACATGGTGGCTTACGACCGGGTGGCTGTGTATGATACGCGGGTCAATGTGGTCGCGCGAGGCTCACCGGCAGCCCAGTTCCTGCAACCACCGGCGTTCGAGGACGATAACAATGGTGGCGGCGAGCTGGCACTGACGGGGCGGGCGCCCGTGACGTTGGGCTCGCTGTCGCTGATGCGAGACCCGAGTCAGCCAGGCCCTAGCGGCCTCCACCACAACACGATGGTTGACCTGGCAGCAAGCGAGTCTGAAGACTCCGACTGCATGGTCATCACGCCAGCCGTGCCAGTGCGGCCTAGGACACCCGTTGTCATTGAGCTGTCATCGGATGACGATGAGCAGGGACGTGCCGCCTCAGCAACAGCGACTGCTTCAGCACCAACAGCAGTGCCAGTGGCAGCTCCGACGACAGATCCTTTGCCGCAAATGCCAAGACGGAAGCCCTTGGCACGGAAACGCATGTCCGTGTTTTGGTCGAGCGACTCAGACTCGTCGACTGCGAGTGGCAGTGactacgaggacgacaaggacaTGGTGACAGCACCAGCGCATCGGCGGTGCATTGGCGCGTCGGGAGTGGGGATGCACCGCAAGCAACTCAGGATGTTGGCTCGAAGTCCCGCGGCGTCAGTCAGAACAAATGGTGCCTCTACGCGGTTGTCGACTGCTGCCTTGGACCAGCCCTCCTCTTCGTCGGGTCACCGCCAGAGCGTGGTGAAACGAAAACGGATGAGAAGGCGGGCACAGCAAATGGCCTTCTCCTCCGACGAAGACTAA
- the LOC144110358 gene encoding protein LZIC-like, which produces MASRGQTETGKLKERLEEQLDRLVAQLSDLEECRAELDNDEYEETKAETLEQLREFQQSLAKIVSGDMTLVDQLSGMQLAIQAAISDAFRTPEVIRMFAKKQPGQLRERLSQLQRDARIGRLSEDEVAPQKLEILAALKKLKARLLPEEELYLETHASKALLDFDQVGDVAADASRLLDVAGSQVKAASQQ; this is translated from the exons ATGGCGTCGCGGGGCCAAACCGAAACGGGTAAGCTCAAGGAACGGCTCGAGGAGCAGCTCGATCGACTCGTCGCCCAGCTGAGCGACCTCGAAGAGTGTCGCGccgagctcgacaacgacgaatATGAGGAGACCAAGGCGGAAACGCTGGAGCAGCTCCGGGAGTTCCAGCAGTCGCTCGCCAAGATCGTCTCCGGAGACATGACTCTCGTTGATCAGCTGAGCGGCATGCAACTTGCAATCCAG GCGGCCATCAGCGACGCATTCCGCACGCCCGAGGTGATCCGCATGTTCGCCAAGAAGCAGCCGGGCCAGCTGCGCGAGCGGCTGTCGCAGCTGCAGCGCGACGCCAGGATCGGCCGGCTTAGCGAGGACGAAGTGGCGCCCCAGAAGCTCGAGATCCTGGCCGCCCTCAAGAAGCTTAAGGCCAGACTGCTTCCCGAGGAAGAACTGTACCTTGAGACGCACGCTAGCAAAGCTCTGCTCGACTTCGACCAGGTTGGCGACGTCGCGGCTGATGCCAGCCGGCTGCTGGACGTCGCCGGCTCCCAGGTCAAGGCTGCCTCGCAGCAGTGA